DNA from Ananas comosus cultivar F153 linkage group 12, ASM154086v1, whole genome shotgun sequence:
GGTCACAGCTATTATATGTTGATATTTTCTGTATAGGATATTGATGGAGCCCTTCCATTTCAAATACCCAGTTCATAATAGTTTTTGtcgataaaaattatttatgtatGCTCCTAAGGCaaaattttttgatcttttcttccTTATAGGCACATCACAAGGGTACCACTGCtagcaagaaaaagaagaaagctaAACTGCAGCGTGCTGTTCGTAGCATGAAAAGACAACAAAAAATAGCCTCGCAAAATAACAGTTCCAATTACTATTCTCCCCTCACATATCTAAAAGATCCACAGGTTGGATCATTGCTTGAACTAATAGCTATAACCTATCTTGCTTATCTTGTTTCCagctaatagattttttttttcatttattgttTGCAGGGTTTTGCTGAAAAGCTGTTTTCTCGACTTCAGAAATGTAATGAGCGATTTGAGGTCCCCCCCATCTTCTTCTATCCTTTATTTTTGAATAGTTGGCTATTtggctatttttcttattcgtTATGACTTCTGACTTCTATCTCATAATCAAGTTAAAACTATCTTCAGTATTGAGAATTAAAACATAATCTAATTCATTTTATACGGCTCTCTCGTTTCCGGATGTTTTGGGAAGTTCAATGGTGGTTGGTTGTTTGGTCATAATTAGTGTTTGTCCTTAATACGCCTCGGTTGATACAAAGCAATGTCTTATTTGTTTATAAACTTATACTTCTTATATGTTGTTGTAAGTCGTAACATGggtctccttttttttttttcaggttaGGATGATGATGTTAAAAGTAATTTCTAGGACTATTGGGTTGCATCGTTTGATATTGTTAAATTTCTATCCATTTCTTCAAAGATATGTTCAGGTATGTTATATCATTTATGAATAAGGATGCTAACACAAGATTGAAATCATGAATCTTCTCATCTTTTTGCCCTTTTTGTTGGCAGCCTCATCAACGTGATGTCACGACTTTGCTTGCTGCGGCAGTCCAGGCCTGCCATGATATGGTCGTCCTTTCACTTAGTTTCTTTTtgtagttaaaattttaaactgatGAGTTATGTTGTACTGTTTTCTGTTTTTCGTATATTGATTTGgcaaatgtgtttttttttgttcaatatTAGGTGCCGCCTGATGCTGTGGAACCACTATTTAAACAGATAGTAAATCAGTTTGTGCACGACCGCTCTCGCACAGAGGTACTGTGGAATATTTATGTTTTTAGATGTTTTAAGTCATACCTAGTGGTTTATTTCTCACTTTTAATCGTCCATATTTGTTTacatacatatttatttatataatctaCTATTCTGGCATTGAGGAAATATACTATTTCCCTTTGTTTGCTAGGCTATTGCCGTTGGACTGAATGTTGTGAGAGAGATCTGTCTGCGGATGCCTCTGGTATTGTTTCCATGTGATTCGCTCTTGTTAATAAAGATGAATTACTGTTAGTTATTTACCtggattttttaaatttaatactggagtttattttctgttttcacATTTTATATGCtgtttttagttttcttttttcattcacTTAAATGTTATTTTCTCATGAACCCTTCAGCTGATGAATGAGGACTTGCTTCAAGACCTAGTTCTATACAAGAAGTCGCACGAGAAAGCAGTTTCGACAGCTGCTCGATCATTAATTACTCTATTCAGAGAGGTTAATCAAATGATAccttattctataattttatttgatgtcttttaaaattgtttcatTGAACTggactttgaatttgaattcagataTGCCCTTCTCTTTTGGTCAAGAAAGATCGTGGCCGTCCAATTGATCCAAAAGCGAGACCAAAAGCTTTTGGAGAGGTCAATGTGGCCAGCAATGTACCTGGACTTGAGTTGCTGCAAGGACATGTTGATGATGatattgatgatgatgatgaagatgaaggTTCTGAGGGAGATCAAGAAAATGATGACGACGAAGTAGATGAGGTAGAGGGGGATGATCATGTTAGATCTGAAGGTGAAGATGAAGAATTAACAGATGGTGCTGATGGAGATGGGAGCTATGATGACtctggtgatgatgatgataatgatgacgatggtgaagaagaagaggaggatgatgaagatgatgaagtGGTGACTAAAAAGGTTAAAGAAGAGCCTAATATTAACGACCATGATAATGAtgatgaggatgatgatgatgatgatgatgatgatggtgatggtgatgatgatggtggtggtggtggcgagGGCACTCACCCAGTTAGTAGTGATGAGGAAAAGGTGAAAGAAGATGAATTAttgagaggagagaagagaaagttGTCGGATTTCATTGGGCAGCTAAATGCTGCAGATGTGAGCCTTCGAGCTTTAAAGAGAGTTGCAGGCTCTCAAAGGGCACGAAATTTGCCTAATGAAACTGATGGAATACTTTCTAATGAAGATTTCCAGCATATTAAGGAGCTGATGGTAAGTTGTTTCTGACATTTGTTGCACATTTTTTCTGCAAAGAGGCTTTATCCATTTCCTATTAGAGGATATTTCCAGTGAATTTCTGCTCTAGCCTATCTCAGTGGTCTTTTTAGCCTGCCCAGGGCTACCAAAGTGATTTCTTCATACTTCGTAGAGCTGTCCGAAAAAGCACTACCAGCATCTATTTTGAAATGTCCCCCAAAAGCTTTATGTTCCACCAAAGGCACAAGCTTCCCAACTACAGGAAATGCTCTAGAGTTTTTGTTTACCAAATGCCTGGCTACTGCCTTGCGGACTGCTATCTTAAACTTTGGTCCTGGAAATAGACCTATTTGTAGGAGGATGTCGCCACAAACTTTAGTACGCCATCTTGGCCTTCACAAagattatacaaatatttacaaataaataattgatttcattttttttttttcagttccgCATGTAATTATGGGGACAGTAACAGTTTGCATGAATTGAATGTTTAGGCAAAGAAAGATGCTAAGCTCTCCATGGCTCGGGAAGGTCTTTCAGCAAAGGGTTCAGATTCCAGAATAAAAATCCCTTCTTCTGAGCAGCTTAGTGTAAAACGTGTCGATCCTGCTAAACTTGAGGTGAGTCATCAATCCCTCTAGTTATTAGTTGCTTTCTGTTCTATGTTAACCTTTCCTGTTAACCACCCATTACTTGTGTGGTGATAAGTGAAGCTTGTGAAGAATATATCATGATAAACATTCTTCTATACGCTCTGTCATTTTACATACACAATATTATATCTAAAGTAGCTTATTGTTCCTCCTCCTTACAAACCAATACAGGTAAACATTAAAAGAAAGCGTACCAGTGAAGAGAAATTGGCGGCAGTGAAAGctgggagggaggagagaggaaaGTACCAGGCTAGGACGGCCGTGAAGCAGAAAAAGGTACCTGTCCAAATTCATTACTACGCTCAATTGTGCCGGGTCTATTTCCGATTGGGTTTCTCTGTTAAATGTTTTTCTATTGGGTTTCACTGAATTTATGAGATAATGATTCTTAGATTTGGTCCAAGGGGTTAAATCTACAACCATTAGATTGGTGTTTAGCAtacttattatttataataaatatataacacCATGATGTATTTTTCCCCAATCATTTATTccatttccctttttttaagaGAAGCAGAGAACTGTTatcttcttttttcattttcaaacTGAATCGAATTAATCAGGATGCATCAGTTCAACTCTGAATttgctctctcctctctctcacacacacaagCACACACCAGAATATTTCCTTTGGTTAAAGTTACTGTATCAGTTTATGAGGTGTTCGAAACTGATTGAAATGTTGGTGCATTGGTTGATTCAGACTGGCGGGCTGAGTAACCGGCAGAAAGAGCACAAGAAGTCGATGCCTTCCGCCGCGAAGAGGGCGAAGGCGGTTCGTTCGCgacaagagaggaagaagaaacaaAGGCACTCCGGCAAGAATTTCTTGGGCAAAAAAGCTTGGaaataggggaaaaaaaaattcacctaTAAATTTGCCTCTCCCTTTTGTACTCAAGCATCTAAAATTTTGACTTGTACTATTTTTTGCCTTATTTAATGAGGAACATAAATCTTAGGTTTTTGTTGGTTGGCAGTGAGTGAAAGGTGTTAGTAAATTGGCAAATGTTGATAGAGAAAATTTAGGTCTTGATTTGTGGCCTtaacctttttgttttttcctacTTAAATTTTATGTGGTTTCCTGTGTAGACGGTTGCTCTAGGTGGCATAATTTTGTTAACTGCATGATCAGATGATGCTTTTCGAAGTAGAGAACTTGTGCCAGAAGTAATGCTAATGGGGCAATCAATCACTCAATCACAAGATTGGACGAAAAAACTGACAAAATAAAAGGCATCTTGTGGCATCCAATTCACATTTGCAAAAGAAAATAGGCTTCACTTCCATATATAGGatggaataaataaaataccCTAGAGAGCCTTAAATTGGTGATATATGCATGCTGATATGAATCAAAATTGTAATGTAAAGCATAAAATACATCTGAAACAAATTCGTCGAACATAAAGAGGAGAAAAACAGAAACATGGAACTATATGCAATTCAGACAATCTGCTTCATGTTAAGTGTGATTACTCCTTCGCCTTCGTTCTTTCCTTGATCACCTTTTTCCAATTTTCTGCACTGTCGATTACTTCGCCGGTCTTAATGAGATAGCGAACTCTTGTGCCGTCCTCGAGAATTTTATGCCCCACTCTGCTTGCTACCTGCTGTTCTTTCGAGTACAGCATCACATTCGAGCTGTGAATAGCTGCTTCAATCTGTTcgcaggaaaaaaaagaagttaatcGCACAAGTATTCTTTTGGAATCTCATTGAGTTTCTAGTTATGACTCTATTGAAATGCAGGAAAACTCTCTTTACATATCGTAGTCTTAACACCTCCGTCCCTGAAACTTCGAAACATATAGTTAACTTCTACTAACATATGTGCAAGGTCATAGATTTTGTCGAATGGAACAAGGAGAAGTGATGAAATCTTATATAGTTTACAGCAACATATATAGGTTAGGTGTAAAGAGAATATCTTATGATATAAATACTGGGATGTTCCTGCAATTTAACTGGAAGACTAGAAGATCCCCTACCTTTACAATTTGACCTGGCTCTCCTTGTTCTCTGCTTTTCATGTGCTTGGTCTTCAAGTTCATGTCCTTGACAATCACAGTGCTGTTATGCCTGAAAATTTGAGTAATTTCTCCAACTTTACCCTTTTCGCGGCCCGCGATAATCTTTACTGTGTCACCAACTTTAACGTGCATCTTATGCAACACCGGGAGGCTGTTGGGCTTGCATTCCTTGCGCTCCCATCGCTTAAGCTGCGAAAGGAAGACAAGATTTCCACAATATCATAGGCCAGTTCAATACGTTGATGCACGCGTCCAACTACATGCATGCCGATCGATGATTCATTGTATATATACTGAGGAGCAAATATGATTCAGAAATTATTACTAGCTTATCGAATGCAGAACGGAAGAAATGTACTGACCTTCATTACTATGGCACATGGTTTGTCCAGAATTTTGATCTGCATGCCAAAATCACAGGCATTAGAACTTTCAGACGAAGAACAAGGGAACAGATGAATAGATAAACAGATGATCATGTACTAATACAAGCGAGAATCAGCATAATAATTTTGTCAATGATTTTTCTGAAAGAAAAGTGCAAGAATTCCTAGTTGTATGATCCAAATAGATATTCTATGTATCATGAACCTAGGTTAGGAGAATTGTTATTCCAATTTAGGTTATCTTCATTTTACTTGAGAAATACTTTGCCATTTTGCAGTTATTGAagttacaaaaagaaaaaggaagggaCATTCTTTTTACACTTTGCAAAAACTTGAAAACTTTTGAACTAAAATGATAGCAAGTtatgaagttaaaaaaatatatatatacagaaaagAAGCAGCAGCATGCATTCCATGTCTTGAATCTGAGATGTTTGGAAAtgcaatcaacaaaagaaaaccAGAAATGGTGCCATTGGCACTCTAAACCATTAAGAAAATCGATATATTGAGTCTAACATGCGAGCACCAGATTCTCAAAACTTCAAACCAGGAGTCAACTCATTCGACATTGAAATCCTCGACTGCATTTGGGTCGGATATGTTGTTAGGAAATCGATATCCCTTACAGTGATAAGACTAAAACCGATACCCCACGGATTCCTAGTGCTAAAGTGAGAAGATTCAAACAATTATATTGgcatttattttgctttttttttatcaccacGAATACTAATTGAGAAGTATAACCAGAAAAATCCAAATCCAGAATACCTCTTGCTTAGCTTTTCTGAAGAAAACAGTGCGTGTCGCAGCCACTCTATCCAATTCTACTAAGGGAAGGCATAAGCTCTAGTTTATCATAGATCATAACAAAACATATTTTGCAGCATTCCTGAGGGTAATGCAGCAcacgaaagagagaaagagaaggccAAAGGCCGCAATTTTGATACATTGCCGACGAATTCCTCAGCATACATCTACACATTTTGGGCACTTTTGAAAGCACCAGCTTCATCAACTGCTCAAAATTCTCAGGCATTTTAGGCCCAAACACGCAAAAGAATTCGAAATCGAAAAAATGGCGAACTTCGGGCATTCGAAAGCTCCGCAGTGTATCAACTACCAGGTACAATTAGAAGCAGAAAATTTGCATTTACACTAACCCAAacccaattttttattttttttttaaaaaacatgtTCTGTATAATTTCCTCAACCATTCTTCTACAATCacaagaaatttttaatataaccCGATCAAAATCGCAAAAGGAAGCAACTTTATTCTTCCATGAACACATTTCTCGTCAAAATGGGGGGCGAAAACCCAAGAACCCAATCGAAAAGCCCTCGGCTTTACCCATGATAGTGGTAAAACGAGAGAACCCCGATGACAAAATCCGCTCAAAACTACAAACCGAGCCATACCCATCGCTCCGGAGCTCAAAATGGGAACCATACGGagaaggggagagggagagggggagagagagaagctgaccgaggaaggggaggaggggaggaAGGGGGAGAGGCGGAGGCCGAAGAAGGAGTTGGAGATGGAGTTGGAGATGGAGAGCCCCGCCATGGAGCTCTGGAGCGCCATTATCGTCGCcatcttcgtcgtcgtcgtcgtcttcttccttCGTTCTCCTTCGCCTCGCTCGCTACTCCCCAAGCGTTCGGAGATGATAACGCTCGACTTCTTCGCAAATATGCGCATAGACCCCTCACCTATACCTAATTCTAAATATATCCCTCAAATAGCTATTTTAGTAAACTATAGTAAGACTAAAATAGCTATTCTTAGAGTGTTTGAGTAGCAAATTTTTTTTCGCAAAAATAGGAGtatgtatattttaaaatttttttttcctttttggttgTCACTAACATCATTATTTTGGTGAAATATAGTAAATCTAAGATagcttttaaattcaaatattagagttttttataataaatttttttttgcaaaatatttATCAGGGTacgtatatttttaaaaaaatttcttttttcctttttattgttAGGAACAGCTCCATTTTGGTGATCTATAgtaaatctaaaataattattaaatacaaATATTAGAGTCTTTGAGTAGGAAAAATTTTTGTGCAAAAAATATACGGGTatgtatatttttcaaaaaattatatttttctattttattgtCACGGACAGCATCATTTTGGTGAACTGTAGTAAGGCTAAAATagctattaaattcaaatattagagTCTTtgattagcaaaaaaaaatttgcaaaaaatttataggagtatgtatatattttttgaaaaattatttttttttgttgtcagGAACAACGCTATTTTGATGAACTACAATAAGACTAAAATagctattaaattcaaatattagagTATTTGAgtagcaaaaattatttttttgcaaaattttttttttcctttttgttgtcAAGAACAACACTATTTTGGTGAACTATAATAAGGCTAAAATAGCGATTCTTAGAGTTTTTgaatagcaaaattttttttgccaaaataGGAGTAtgtacatttaaatttttttttccttttttgttgtCACGAACAGCACCATTCTGGTAAACTATAATAAGGCTAAAATAGCTTTTTAATTCAAACATTAGAGTCTTtggtaataaaaatttttttgcgAAACATTTAtgagagtatatatatttttttaatttttttttctttttattgtcaCAAACAGCTCCATTTTGGTGACACATAGTAAgtctaaaataattattaaatttaaatattagagTCTTTAGTATGAAAAATTTTTGTG
Protein-coding regions in this window:
- the LOC109718858 gene encoding protein SDA1 homolog isoform X1, translating into MPPPAIAATSAAHLVSPESLAAAGRAAERLSLPALQSKMKCDPEGYAAELLLLRRHFDSSLHLFRHHSALNPSSSASDHAVAKEVGDLAMFLAHVAPFYPDKLADFPSQVADLLRSDARSLPSSLRVHLAQALILLVNRKIAEHGDTLELFMDLQTLGDRTLRKLAFSHVVHSIRRMNQKHKNEPMNRKLQNILFSILQGEEELRAKRSLTVLCDLHRRKVWFDDRTANGICAACFHPSSRIMIAALSFLLGYEQVEEEDESEASSSEDDTAEPSQVILSREAVYKAHHKGTTASKKKKKAKLQRAVRSMKRQQKIASQNNSSNYYSPLTYLKDPQGFAEKLFSRLQKCNERFEVRMMMLKVISRTIGLHRLILLNFYPFLQRYVQPHQRDVTTLLAAAVQACHDMVPPDAVEPLFKQIVNQFVHDRSRTEAIAVGLNVVREICLRMPLLMNEDLLQDLVLYKKSHEKAVSTAARSLITLFREICPSLLVKKDRGRPIDPKARPKAFGEVNVASNVPGLELLQGHVDDDIDDDDEDEGSEGDQENDDDEVDEVEGDDHVRSEGEDEELTDGADGDGSYDDSGDDDDNDDDGEEEEEDDEDDEVVTKKVKEEPNINDHDNDDEDDDDDDDDDGDGDDDGGGGGEGTHPVSSDEEKVKEDELLRGEKRKLSDFIGQLNAADVSLRALKRVAGSQRARNLPNETDGILSNEDFQHIKELMAKKDAKLSMAREGLSAKGSDSRIKIPSSEQLSVKRVDPAKLEVNIKRKRTSEEKLAAVKAGREERGKYQARTAVKQKKTGGLSNRQKEHKKSMPSAAKRAKAVRSRQERKKKQRHSGKNFLGKKAWK
- the LOC109718862 gene encoding 50S ribosomal protein L24, chloroplastic yields the protein MATIMALQSSMAGLSISNSISNSFFGLRLSPFLPSSPSSIKILDKPCAIVMKLKRWERKECKPNSLPVLHKMHVKVGDTVKIIAGREKGKVGEITQIFRHNSTVIVKDMNLKTKHMKSREQGEPGQIVKIEAAIHSSNVMLYSKEQQVASRVGHKILEDGTRVRYLIKTGEVIDSAENWKKVIKERTKAKE
- the LOC109718858 gene encoding protein SDA1 homolog isoform X3; translation: MIAEHGDTLELFMDLQTLGDRTLRKLAFSHVVHSIRRMNQKHKNEPMNRKLQNILFSILQGEEELRAKRSLTVLCDLHRRKVWFDDRTANGICAACFHPSSRIMIAALSFLLGYEQVEEEDESEASSSEDDTAEPSQVILSREAVYKAHHKGTTASKKKKKAKLQRAVRSMKRQQKIASQNNSSNYYSPLTYLKDPQGFAEKLFSRLQKCNERFEVRMMMLKVISRTIGLHRLILLNFYPFLQRYVQPHQRDVTTLLAAAVQACHDMVPPDAVEPLFKQIVNQFVHDRSRTEAIAVGLNVVREICLRMPLLMNEDLLQDLVLYKKSHEKAVSTAARSLITLFREICPSLLVKKDRGRPIDPKARPKAFGEVNVASNVPGLELLQGHVDDDIDDDDEDEGSEGDQENDDDEVDEVEGDDHVRSEGEDEELTDGADGDGSYDDSGDDDDNDDDGEEEEEDDEDDEVVTKKVKEEPNINDHDNDDEDDDDDDDDDGDGDDDGGGGGEGTHPVSSDEEKVKEDELLRGEKRKLSDFIGQLNAADVSLRALKRVAGSQRARNLPNETDGILSNEDFQHIKELMAKKDAKLSMAREGLSAKGSDSRIKIPSSEQLSVKRVDPAKLEVNIKRKRTSEEKLAAVKAGREERGKYQARTAVKQKKTGGLSNRQKEHKKSMPSAAKRAKAVRSRQERKKKQRHSGKNFLGKKAWK
- the LOC109718858 gene encoding protein SDA1 homolog isoform X2, producing the protein MPPPAIAATSAAHLVSPESLAAAGRAAERLSLPALQSKMKCDPEGYAAELLLLRRHFDSSLHLFRHHSALNPSSSASDHAVAKEVGDLAMFLAHVAPFYPDKLADFPSQVADLLRSDARSLPSSLRVHLAQALILLVNRKIAEHGDTLELFMDLQTLGDRTLRKLAFSHVVHSIRRMNQKHKNEPMNRKLQNILFSILQGEEELRAKRSLTVLCDLHRRKVWFDDRTANGICAACFHPSSRIMIAALSFLLGYEQVEEEDESEASSSEDDTAEPSQVILSREAVYKAHHKGTTASKKKKKAKLQRAVRSMKRQQKIASQNNSSNYYSPLTYLKDPQGFAEKLFSRLQKCNERFEVRMMMLKVISRTIGLHRLILLNFYPFLQRYVQPHQRDVTTLLAAAVQACHDMVPPDAVEPLFKQIVNQFVHDRSRTEAIAVGLNVVREICLRMPLLMNEDLLQDLVLYKKSHEKAVSTAARSLITLFREICPSLLVKKDRGRPIDPKARPKAFGEVNVASNVPGLELLQGHVDDDIDDDDEDEGSEGDQENDDDEVDEVEGDDHVRSEGEDEELTDGADGDGSYDDSGDDDDNDDDGEEEEEDDEDDEVVTKKVKEEPNINDHDNDDEDDDDDDDDDGDGDDDGGGGGEGTHPVSSDEEKVKEDELLRGEKRKLSDFIGQLNAADVSLRALKRVAGSQRARNLPNETDGILSNEDFQHIKELMFRM